One Vicia villosa cultivar HV-30 ecotype Madison, WI linkage group LG5, Vvil1.0, whole genome shotgun sequence genomic window, ACCACCTTAGTTACGATAGGAGATACAAGAGGTGAAACAACTTGAGACACATTAGGTTTGGGAATGTTATCGGGATGAACCATACCTAATgttataaaaaacataaaactcaTTAACACTTACATAGAACATGGTAAAAGCTGTTGTTAAATAAACACAGACAGAAACTAGAATTGCATTTTCGATTATGTTCAACTATCAACCGGAAGTATACATCCGATTTTCGCGTAACCTTTTTCCACAATGATAAACAAATTAATGTAAGGAATGAGGATTGGAATGAATAAACTTTACCTTAAGAATGAAGATTTAGAGTGGAAAAATGGATTAAGAATGAAACGGTTTTTAAGAGATATTATGGAAATAAGAAGAAATTGTTTGATCAAAGTTGACTATGTTGGTTACTGTTTTAagcattataatttttttataataccgGAAGTATACTTCCGGTTATATATGAAATGACAAGATGATAGAAAAAATCAATCTTCCCgctctaaaaaccagaaaaataatactAGTATAAAACCGGAAGTATATCTTCGGTTTTATTTTTACCTTTTGAAGGGTGAAACCACATTTAGTCTGTTTTTGTGAAATATATGATACGAaccgaaaatatattttcaatttttaaggAACAATTTCGGAATTGCAAAGTGTCTTTCTTTTGGGCATGGGGTGGAATAAGAAATTCCCTCGGGTGTTAAATCCAAAAAGTCATAATGGTTTTTATCTCGTTTTAATCTTAGAGAGCATAAATGGGCCGCACGTAACAAAAAAGCCCACATAAGCTGGAAATTTTTTTGGGAGAGGAAATCTCTCAGTCACCCTTACAGTCGCTCATCGTCCTCCCGCTATCTCTGCTTCTCAATTCTCTCACGCACACCGTTTCTCTGCTTCTACTCTGTAAGTTTTCCTTTGATTTTTACGCACTCATTCGTTAGGTTTCGTTTTCAGTTTCTTGCTCACTGTTTTCGTATGCTATTTGTTCCCTTCATGTCGTGAATCAGAGGTAGAAGATGAATTAGTTGTATACCTAATTTTGAAATCAAGATAAATTGTTTTAACATCAATGCTCAAGTGTTGAACATAAACGAAATCCTAACGCCGTCTTTTTGTATATCTTAACGAAGTTGAGATTTGAGACCTAAATTCACCTTTGTCTCTGGATGAAATTTTTACTATGAAATATTGATCATAACAAAATATTTTACTAAATTAAGtatatgtttaatcgtattagaGTTTAATTTTGATACAGCGACGCATGACTTTACAAGTAATTATGATTAAAGTCAATAGTATTAATGATATATACTCTTAACACATTCTTTATTACTAGGTTCATAAACAAAAAGGATGATCTCTGCGCATTTTCTAGGTATTCTAAACCACGATTACCGATAGCTCTAAATGTAAGGTTCCAGTTATAACTAGTTACAATAGCAGTGCAACCATAAACCCCTAAAAAAGTCACCAGATAACACATAAGATGCTTCTGGATTTGCGCTGTATGAACTCGTAACACTacaatttgaattctttgaaacaCACCTTTTCCGTCCCTGCCACTGCCTGCTACAGCTACTGACTATGTTCTTTTTTTTGCCTGTTCTTTTATTGTATTTTTGCCTCTTCCATATTGAAACTTGtctatatattaaaattgttggcTTACTTTTATAGTGTTTTTGCAGGAGCATTTTTTTGCTTGTTGTATTTGTTGCTGATTTCAAAGTGTTTTAGGAAAGAACATGGCATCAAAAAGGGAAAGGGCAACTGGTGATAGGGTAGAGGAGGAAGGGCTTGATTTTGAATCGAAAAGGCTAAGGGTGGATAAGGACTCTTCCCCCTCTCCTCCTCCTGTTTCCATTGCAAATCCTCTTTCTGGGTTGGCTAATAACTATGCTGACATCGATGAGGAGGAAGATTATTATCAAAGGGATAAGGGTGCTGTTAACGACAATAGGAATGGTGCGTCTCAGCATAATGGGCATAAATATGAAGGGGATGATTAtagcgatgaagaagaagattcacaGGAACAACTATTTGGTGGAAGAAGTCGCCAGGTGGAGGTTCGGAAGGACTGTCCTTATCTTGACACCGTAAATAGACAGGTATCTTATTCATCTGGTCCATTGTAGATATGTGTTTTGCTAGTTAGCATGTGTGTATTTGACTTTTATATCATTTTGTGTGTAGGTTTTGGATTTTGACTTTGAGAAGTTCTGTTCTGTCTCGTTGTCCAATCTAAATGTCTATGCGTGTTTGGTTTGTGGTAAGTATTACCAAGGGAGAGGGAAAAAATCCCATGCTTATACGCATAGTCTGGAAGCCGGACACCATGTTTATATCAATCTCCAAACTGAAAAAGTATACTGTCTTCCCGATGGCTATGAAATTAATGATCCCTCACTAGACGACATTCGGCATGTCCTGAATCCGAGGTTCGTCTAATTTTTCATTAGGCTTTGTTTGCTGCACACAATTTTGCAAATTACAGTTTGGCTGGTGACTATTATATTTTTCATCTTCTGTCCAATGTATGTATAGTTGTATCTGCTATTGGCCCGACAGCTTTGTCCCTTTGTACCTCTACTTCCCCTGAAAAAATAAATGATTTGCATCCACTTTTTTCAAAATTCAAGTTATGGAACTTCCAAAATAGAGTATTTCCTCCCAGGGTTGTAGTTATGGTCCCTTGTCTATACAAAGTCCGTTAGAATGTGGTTTGCTCCATAATGGACTTGGCAGAACCTTGGACAACTCCTTAGATTGGGTAGTTTAGGATCATCGTTGATGTTTGGGCCACCTTGGAATTCCATTTTAGGTACTGAAAAAAATGTTTTTCACGAGGAATAATTATTTTATGCCTGTTTCTTAAGTCGGTCAGTAGTATTAATTTTTCTCTTAATTATATACTTAGTAAATAGCATTTGTTTTTATAGGTTATGGTCATTGCGTCAAATGTGTCAGTTTTTTGCTCAATGAATTCAGTTACCCATTTGATATCTTTCAGTAGATCAGTTTTCCTCTTAATTCAGAATTACATAGAAACCTCTAAAGCTCTTCCATTAGTTATGGCTTATTTTTATAGGTTAttttattgtttatgtttgtttatGTTGGCTTTTTCTAAAGATTAACTACTAGGAGATATCAATCTGCAGGTTTACTGCAAAAGATGTTGAACAACTTGACAAAAATAAGCAGTGGTCCAGGGCACTTGATGGTTCTAGTTACCTTCCGGGAATGGTATATTTCTTCTTTCATATGGAAAATAAATTTTTGCTTTTAGTTGACTTGTAGTTTCAAGTTTGATGCCTTATGGCTTATCTTTATCCATCATATGAAAAAATTTCAGGTTGGACTCAATAATATTAAGGAGACTGATTTTGTGAATGTCACAATTCAATCCTTAATGAGAATTACCCCGTTGAGGAATTTTTTTCTTATCCCGGAAAACTATCAACACTGCAAATCTCCACTTGTTCATCGATTTGGTGAACTCACTAGGAAGATCTGGCATGCACGGAACTTTAAAGGACAGGTTTGTTTCTGATGTTGTCATTGTGTGTGTGCGCGTGTGTGTTTATATgtgtatttaattttatttatgctTTCTTTATGCATATCAACAGGTCAGTCCCCATGAGTTTCTTCAAGCAGTGATGAAAGCTAGTAAAAAACGATTTCGAATTGGTGCGCAGTCTGACCCAGTTGAGTTCGTGTCATGGCTTCTTAATACGCTACATGCTGATCTTAAAACTTCAAAGAAGAATACCAGCATTATTTACCAGTGTTTTCAGGTTCTTCTTTTCATGCTAGTTTTTTTGTTGATATACTCTATCTGGTTGCAACTAGTCACTTACGTtgtgttttaattaaatttactGTTCTTGCAGGGTGAACTTGAGGTTGTTAAAGAGATTCCTAATATTGGAAATGCACCCTTCAAAGAAACTTTGAAAATGCCATTCCTAATGTTAGGTTTGGACTTGCCGCCGCCTCCTCTTTTCAAGGATGTGATGGAGAAAAATATAATACCCCAGGTACTTCACTAATTGTTATTTTGCTTGTTACATATAGATTTCTCTGCGAGGCCTGAACCAGATACACACTCAAATCTTCCCAATTTTGACTGGGTTTAGGTTTTCCCCGATTTCCTAAGTTAGGGGAAGTGATGGGGTATTAAGACCCGAACCCGTCCcacttattatattatttttttatttgcatTTATTAATTCATATTAATGTTCTTTATTTATGTAAAAATTTAATCTCTTTTCAGTAGACAATTGCAtttcaatattattttattatgatgtagtaattataattttatcatattaattaaaacaaatacgacttttcaattttatttttctaaatatatGGCCGGGATGGGGATGGATATTCATTTTCTAATCAGGACAGGGGAGGAAAATCTTGCTCTTGCCCCATTTTGAAATATTGTAGTCAATGTATTTTGGATTGAAGTGACCCTAAGTTGAAGCTTGATTCTTGTTATTTTGTATGTTATATCCACTGGATACATTATACATCATACATATATAAATTGGAATAGTTTGGATATGAATACCAAGAAGGATGTTGTAAAACCAAGACTGGTAACTTCATATCACTTTCAAATTATCTTATAAACTGTGATATTTACTTGACAAATTGAGTGTCCACTATCATGCATCCTTTTTAGTTTCTAGTGAATTTTTCTCTTGATTTCTCACCATCTCttaatctttttcttttcaagTAAAGTAGAAGTTTTTTATGGTTTATTTTGCATGCTAGATGGAGTGTGTCATGTCTGCTCTTTTACTATCTTTTCTATAgacactttatatatatataacaaggcACTTCATATGGATCTGCATAGCTCTTTGCTTCCCTTTAGACAATGAAGTTGTTAAAACAACTTTATTTTATTGAAACCAAATGAAATGGACTCGAGTTTGAACATAGTCATCACTTGAATGGTTTGTTTTGCTGCATTCATTTAAATGTTTGCAAATAAATGTCAATGTCAGTAATTTCTTTACCTATAATCAGTGCTGATAAGGCTTGGTTTCTAGGTTCCACTCTTCAACATACTAAAGAAGTTTGACGGTGAGACTATCACCGAGGTGGTCCGTCCTCATATAGCAAGGATGCAATACCGTGTTACGAGACTGCCTAAGTATATGATTCTTCACATGCGGCGatttacaaagaacaatttttttgtgGAAAAGAATCCTACTTTAGGTGAGAACTTATGTTGAAAAAACTGTAATGTATTCAAGTTAATATCAGCCTACTTATTTCTAAGCTCACTCTAATTCAGTGAGTGTTTGTTTCAGTCAACTTTCCTGTGAAGAATTTGGAGTTGAAGGATTACATTCCCTTGCCAACACCAAGAGAAAATGAGAAATTGCGCACTAAATATGATTTGATTGCAAATATTGTTCATGATGGCAAACCAGGTGAAGGATCCTATAGGGCGTTTGTGCAACGAAAATCAGAAGAACTAtggtaatatatatttttgatagtATGAAAATGTATAAATCTGATTGAGTGTTAAGAACACTCTATTTTTAACACTAACTCTTTTATTGGGTGAAATTCATATGGATCTCACAATTTTAGGAATAGGTCCCTCATAAAGCTGTGACCCGCATGATTTCACCCAATTAAGTTAGTTAGTATTTGAAGGAGTTTTAAAGCGAGTGCTCTAAGCACTCTTCGTTTAACAATATTAAGGTCTAACTCTTTGATTTTTCAGGTATGAGATGCAGGATTTGCACGTGTCAGAAACACTCCCTCATTTGGTTGCACTTTCAGAAACTTACATGCAAATATACGAGCAGCAGCATTGAAAGGCCGGGTTCAAATCCTTTTCCTAGCATACTGTAACCTGAAAGCAAGTCTTTTGAAGGATTTAGAATACGAGACACAATTCATGGTTAGCCACACAATTGGGGAAATATAATGCGTGATTATTGCAGCTGAGTGGCTTTATTCAAATGTAATGCGCAGCTGAGGGACCTGAATTTTGTTGTTGCTGTACTTGATATGATAGGTTGCTTGAGTAACTTGTGGAATGTGAGGTATCCACTTAGCTTAATCCAGATTAAATTGTATTGCTTAACACTTATAATCCGTTGAATCTCCAAGTAGCATGATGCATAATGTTTCTGCAGATAAAAATTGATGGTATTGTATTAGTGGATTATCAGGTGTGTAGCTAGGATTTGTCTAGTAACTTTTTATCATCGTACCTTTGCACATGTGTTGTTATTGATAGATTTGCAAATTAATCTAGCTATACAAATGATCTCAGTTAGGGTAACCTGTTATGGCTAACTCTACTATAGTTTTTCTGAGAACGTTGTAGTCACCAAGAGTCTGGTAACGATATATCAAGCAGTTCAACGTTGTTGTCACCAAGAGCTTGGTAACTGTTTAATAAAAGTAGTTCTGAATAAAAAGCTCTAATAATAGTTCTTTCAAGgagtaagtttattttattttggtatatTCTGTTTTGCTCTGAACTGTAGAAGTACCAAATATATTATAGATTTTAAGCTAGCATTCCAAGTCAATATAAAACTaagatttttaaaaagaaaagtaaaactAATATAGTTTTCTGTAAGTTATATCACAAATTGTAGTAATATTCACTGTCTTATTTATATAACGTGTTCGTTTaaatttctttgttttattttcttaaaatgtaaaataataaCACTGTTTTCTTATTAAATTGTAAGAAGAAGACATGATTTCCTTTGTGATTGGAAGCTCCCACCCACGAGATTCTATCAACATAATATTAGCGGAGATTTTTTTTAACAACTGAAAAATACTAATTTTGGTATATGTATTTGATCACTATGGTAATTTTGTTCGGGCAGAAACAAGCTTAGTATCTTATTGGTTATCTATTCTTGATGGTGAAACTATAGATCTTCTTAAACCTAATTCATGAGTGAGGGGACATTGGACCTACCATTATTTTAGGGAATTTCTTACGcatctttatatatatttttttaggtcCCGTGTGAAATTTCTAAAATGCTCATTGTTTTTGGAAATATATCTCTGAGCGcactaattttttaatttatttaaaggtTAATTTGGAGATATATTTGCGAAGGAGTTTTAAAATAGTATTTGCATTATTGTTTCTTTATGTAAATGACTCACTCGTATAGTATCAAACTTTCGGACTCTGAATGGTCTGAAATCACTAATgtaacaactttgatatgaaagatctCGAAGAGGCAATTGTGATTTTGAGATCAAGATCACTAGACTGAAAAGGGAATATCTTTGGATCAATTTCATTATGTGAAAAATATCTTAAAGAAATACAATTACTTTGATTGCAAATGTGCATGCACACCTTACGTTCCAAGTATAAAACTATTTAAGAACACTAGTTAAAGTATTAGACAAAGTGAGTAAGCGAGCATCATTAGAAGTCTTATGTATGTCATTGCTAGACCATAAATCACATATGTGGTAGAATTATTGTGCAGATTTACTAGTATAACGATTAATGAGCATTGACAAGATATTTAGAGAATCGTGTGGTACCTTAAAAGGACCATGGTTATCATATTACATTATCAGAGATTTCTTGTTATACTTGAATGATACATTAATGCATAATAGAACACCTTGTCTGATGATTCCAAAGCAGCTAGTGACTATATATTCAACATAATTGGAGGAGTTGtatattagaaaataaattaaCGAACTATATTGTCTTGTTCCACAATGGAGTTTGAAATGATATAATTAATGACCGCTAGTAAAAATTGAGAATCATTATTATGATGTTAATAGACGACAAATAAGAAGAAATTACAACACTATAAGAGATTTTACCTCTAAAGAAGTtgtaagagtggat contains:
- the LOC131602282 gene encoding uncharacterized protein LOC131602282, with the translated sequence MASKRERATGDRVEEEGLDFESKRLRVDKDSSPSPPPVSIANPLSGLANNYADIDEEEDYYQRDKGAVNDNRNGASQHNGHKYEGDDYSDEEEDSQEQLFGGRSRQVEVRKDCPYLDTVNRQVLDFDFEKFCSVSLSNLNVYACLVCGKYYQGRGKKSHAYTHSLEAGHHVYINLQTEKVYCLPDGYEINDPSLDDIRHVLNPRFTAKDVEQLDKNKQWSRALDGSSYLPGMVGLNNIKETDFVNVTIQSLMRITPLRNFFLIPENYQHCKSPLVHRFGELTRKIWHARNFKGQVSPHEFLQAVMKASKKRFRIGAQSDPVEFVSWLLNTLHADLKTSKKNTSIIYQCFQGELEVVKEIPNIGNAPFKETLKMPFLMLGLDLPPPPLFKDVMEKNIIPQVPLFNILKKFDGETITEVVRPHIARMQYRVTRLPKYMILHMRRFTKNNFFVEKNPTLVNFPVKNLELKDYIPLPTPRENEKLRTKYDLIANIVHDGKPGEGSYRAFVQRKSEELWYEMQDLHVSETLPHLVALSETYMQIYEQQH